In the Candidatus Eremiobacterota bacterium genome, AAGCGCACGACGTGCGCGACGCGCCGCTGCACGTCGTGCTGGTCGAACCGGAGATCCCGCCGAACACCGGCAACGTCGCGCGGCTCTGCGCGGCGACGGGCTGCGCGCTCCACCTCGTCGAGCCGCTCGGCTTCCGCATCGACGACCGCGAGCTCAAGCGCGCCGGCCTCGACTACTGGGACGCGCTCGGCGTCGTCGTGCACCCGTCGCTCGACGCCTTCCTGGCCGCGTTCGACGCGCAACGCTGCTGGTTTCTGTCGACGCGCGCGACCCGAACCTATGCGCACGCACCCTTCGCGCGCGGCGACGCGCTGGTCTTCGGCAAAGAGACGGCCGGCTTACCGCAATCGCTGCTCGACGCGCATCCCGACCGCACGCTGCGCATCCCGATGCGCGCAGGATCCGTGCGCTCGATCAACCTTTCGACCGCCGTAGGCATCGTCACGTACGCGGCGCTAGCCGCACTCGGCTTTCCCGGCTTGGATTAGAACAGGCCCGCTAGAAAGAGCGGTCAGCGGGACGATCGCCGTTCAGGCGCCGCGGCGGCTACGGCGGTCGACGGCCGGACCGAGATCGTTGTTTTCTTCGATCCTCAGCATGCGAATGTCGCGGACCGAGTCGCTGAACCAGGGCAGCTCGCGCGCCAAGCGCTGCGCCGCCACCACGCAGGTCACGGGATCGATCCGTTGTGGATTGCCGAAATAGACCGATCCCTGCTGCCAGTCGAATCCGTCCTCGATCAGAATCCGGCGAATGTCGGTATACGCGTTTCGCCAAGAATCGCCGGGATAGAGCTGCTGCAGCGTATCCGTGTCCAAGTCGAAGGTGATCGCATACATGCGGCGGTGGTTCGCAGGCGGCGGCGGCAACCCGACGAGCGCGCGCAAAACCGCGGAATCTCGGCCGTTTGGGAGCTCGGCGATCTGCTCGGATACCGTCGTCTTCATGGCTCCATTCTAGCACAACGACGCGCCGGATCCCGGGAGAGCAATTCACCCCATGACGTACGCGGCTCGGCGCGCCTCGGCGGGAAGGGTGAACGCGATCAGCGTCCCCGCGAGCGCGAGCGCGGCGATCGTCAGCAGCGACGCTGCGACGCCGCGCGCGTCGGCGATCAAGCCGAGCACCGGCGAGAAGCCGCCGCCGAGCGAGACCGCGAGGCCGAGCGTCACGCCGGATGCGAGCCCGACGCGGTTCGGCAGATACTCCTGGCCCAGCACGACGAACGACGCCTGCGCCGAAACGAGCACGAACCCCGTGACGATCAGCAGCACGAGCGCGAGCGCGAACGGCCCGCCATTGTGCGTCAGCGCGACGAACGTCAGGACCAGCACGACGGTCAACCCGGTCGACCACAGCAGCACCGGCTTGCGCCCGACGCGGTCGGCAATCGGGCCGCCCGCGATCGTGCCGACCGCGCCGGAGAGCAGAAATGCGAACAGCGCGCCGTCCGCCGCGCCCGGACTGGCGTGCAGCACTTCGACCAAATACAGCGGCACGAACGACACCATTCCAAGGTACGCCATCGAGCGCACGATCACGAACGCGCTGAGCT is a window encoding:
- a CDS encoding tRNA (cytidine(34)-2'-O)-methyltransferase gives rise to the protein MHVVLVEPEIPPNTGNVARLCAATGCALHLVEPLGFRIDDRELKRAGLDYWDALGVVVHPSLDAFLAAFDAQRCWFLSTRATRTYAHAPFARGDALVFGKETAGLPQSLLDAHPDRTLRIPMRAGSVRSINLSTAVGIVTYAALAALGFPGLD
- a CDS encoding virulence factor; protein product: MYAITFDLDTDTLQQLYPGDSWRNAYTDIRRILIEDGFDWQQGSVYFGNPQRIDPVTCVVAAQRLARELPWFSDSVRDIRMLRIEENNDLGPAVDRRSRRGA